A region of Flocculibacter collagenilyticus DNA encodes the following proteins:
- a CDS encoding DNA internalization-related competence protein ComEC/Rec2, which translates to MKFWQTALVTGCILSLFLNNVPPFFELITLLIGIFGINAVLFKANFKCRLPAALITNVVIGLLWCFFNTNLVQHSATSYINNHAQNMTVSVLSIPKYNKGTLTFIGGLKSPKNTSQFSITLPKVKVTVFNAPFAINLGDTLVYRGKLRSLAADPSSRSHSRMTYFKSQNVLLTSTVKPQNILHHHTNDNLRSRIVKKTIATTSALENQGILLALGLGVKHFINDDTKNLIADSGLAHLLAISGLHIGLVFLFASLTVKFTVIPFVYFFLPVSVKYKSTIRFIPMFCGFMCSVGFAWLSGFSYPTIRAICALGLYCLIVVIGKRLGVRDTLTSIFLIIIIVFPFSIYSNSFWLSFIAVFTILFSFWLFPTVNRTNALFKLFKLQVILLIVMLPVSVLFFGKYSVFSLVTNLFAVPIVSLLVMPAIIVGLGALIINCDTFAQYCFELSDTILQFVFSVLKYGEPVTHFLSLPHSNGFWLVIAFCFLSYGFYLLKQTPLRFLLLLPLLSAVVGFTSNTNKTSWFVEVFDVGHGNAALIHKNGHGLMVDLGNNRAKFYIDTFISQQDVRIEGIFLTKYDQFHLGDYHNFIQKYQPELIVAPENSTINAHKCTNQRINWRGLKVVLFPIYRLQKYSDEITSDVSVCVIKVTDEQNQGVMFASDINKSEELVLIKQGVDMRADLLISPSHGSKKASSLPFIRAVSPSFVVHAVKFNNHYGLPSKEVIKRYNLRNVKQFNSAEHGHIQAHFSDKELAISTEH; encoded by the coding sequence ATGAAATTTTGGCAAACTGCTTTAGTAACAGGTTGCATATTGTCACTATTTTTAAACAATGTGCCACCTTTTTTTGAATTAATCACGCTATTGATTGGTATATTTGGGATTAATGCGGTGCTGTTTAAAGCAAATTTTAAATGCCGCTTACCAGCAGCATTAATAACTAATGTAGTTATAGGATTGCTATGGTGTTTTTTCAATACTAATCTCGTTCAACATTCAGCAACTAGCTATATAAATAACCATGCTCAAAATATGACTGTTAGCGTTTTGAGCATTCCAAAATATAACAAGGGCACGTTAACTTTTATTGGCGGGTTAAAGTCACCAAAAAACACATCTCAATTTAGCATTACCCTTCCTAAAGTAAAAGTTACTGTATTTAATGCACCATTTGCCATAAATTTAGGCGACACATTGGTGTACAGGGGAAAATTACGATCGCTTGCTGCAGATCCGTCTTCTCGTTCACACTCTAGGATGACTTACTTTAAGTCACAAAATGTTTTATTGACTTCTACTGTTAAGCCGCAAAACATTTTACACCACCACACCAATGATAATCTTAGAAGTCGGATAGTGAAAAAAACGATTGCGACTACTTCAGCGTTAGAAAATCAAGGTATTCTGCTTGCCCTTGGTTTAGGTGTTAAGCATTTTATTAATGACGACACTAAAAACTTAATCGCCGATTCAGGGCTCGCCCATTTATTAGCTATTTCTGGCCTACATATTGGTTTAGTGTTTTTATTTGCTAGTTTAACGGTAAAATTTACCGTGATTCCTTTTGTTTATTTTTTTCTGCCCGTTTCAGTAAAGTACAAATCTACAATCAGGTTTATCCCTATGTTTTGCGGATTCATGTGCTCGGTGGGATTTGCATGGCTATCAGGCTTTTCTTATCCCACTATAAGAGCAATATGTGCGCTGGGCCTCTATTGCTTAATTGTGGTAATTGGCAAGAGGTTGGGGGTTAGGGACACATTAACCAGCATTTTTCTGATCATAATTATTGTGTTTCCATTTAGTATTTACTCAAACAGTTTTTGGCTGTCATTCATTGCTGTATTTACTATCTTGTTCAGTTTTTGGTTATTCCCAACTGTTAATCGTACAAATGCGCTGTTTAAATTATTTAAATTGCAGGTGATTTTGTTGATTGTCATGCTACCTGTTAGCGTGTTGTTTTTTGGCAAATACAGCGTTTTTTCACTAGTTACCAATTTATTTGCGGTACCAATAGTAAGTTTATTAGTTATGCCTGCAATTATTGTGGGCCTTGGTGCATTAATCATCAACTGCGATACCTTCGCGCAATATTGTTTTGAATTATCTGACACAATTTTGCAATTTGTATTTTCAGTATTGAAGTATGGTGAACCGGTTACACATTTTCTATCGCTACCGCACTCAAACGGTTTTTGGTTAGTTATCGCTTTTTGCTTCTTGTCCTATGGGTTTTATTTACTTAAGCAAACGCCCTTAAGGTTTCTACTGTTATTGCCATTATTAAGTGCGGTTGTTGGGTTTACTTCCAATACAAATAAAACAAGTTGGTTTGTTGAGGTGTTCGATGTTGGTCATGGCAATGCTGCATTAATTCACAAGAATGGTCATGGTTTGATGGTAGATTTAGGTAACAACCGAGCAAAATTTTATATAGACACATTTATTTCTCAACAGGATGTACGTATTGAAGGTATATTTTTAACCAAATACGATCAATTTCACCTGGGCGACTATCACAATTTTATTCAGAAATACCAGCCAGAATTAATTGTTGCTCCAGAAAATTCAACCATAAATGCGCATAAGTGTACAAATCAGCGAATAAATTGGAGAGGGTTAAAAGTCGTTTTATTTCCTATTTATCGGTTACAGAAATACAGCGATGAAATAACCAGTGACGTATCCGTATGTGTTATTAAAGTAACTGATGAACAAAACCAAGGCGTTATGTTTGCTTCTGACATCAATAAATCAGAAGAGTTAGTACTAATTAAGCAAGGTGTTGATATGAGAGCAGATTTGTTGATATCACCTTCTCATGGCAGTAAAAAAGCATCCTCTTTGCCATTCATTCGAGCGGTAAGCCCTTCGTTTGTTGTACACGCAGTAAAGTTCAATAATCATTATGGTTTACCCTCAAAGGAGGTTATTAAACGATATAATTTACGCAACGTAAAGCAGTTCAACTCTGCTGAACATGGACACATACAGGCTCATTTTAGTGATAAAGAATTAGCGATATCTACAGAGCATTAA
- the lpxK gene encoding tetraacyldisaccharide 4'-kinase: MSFIEKGWYKQSRIASTVLLLLSPLSLLFYAVSTCRRFYYTKWVQPKNAQPLIVVGNISVGGNGKTPFVIWLCHELKQQGFNVGVISRGYGGECDNYPLSVTAETPASLCGDEPKLISQITQCPVVVGPNRNANIQMLNQAHNIDYIISDDGMQHYAMARDVEVAIVDAKRMFGNRWLLPVGPLRELVSRLKSTDFVIYNGQPDLSPSHDVDSYQLIAQQPINIQSNQATDFAAMPHAHAICGIGNPQRFSNTLKQNRINTLSFTAFSDHHHYTLADFDKFGDEPVIMTEKDAVKCAAFAKPNWWYLPVAVEMPEDLKNRILKKVINVGKEYGL, translated from the coding sequence ATGAGTTTTATTGAAAAGGGATGGTATAAGCAGTCTCGTATTGCAAGTACCGTGTTATTGCTTTTATCTCCGCTGTCGTTGCTATTTTATGCTGTGTCGACTTGTCGCAGATTTTATTACACCAAATGGGTTCAACCTAAAAATGCACAGCCATTAATTGTGGTTGGTAATATAAGTGTAGGCGGTAACGGTAAAACGCCATTTGTTATATGGTTATGTCACGAATTAAAGCAGCAGGGGTTTAATGTTGGCGTTATATCACGCGGATATGGCGGGGAATGTGATAATTATCCTCTTTCTGTAACGGCAGAAACGCCAGCAAGTTTGTGCGGAGATGAACCAAAATTAATTTCGCAAATTACTCAATGTCCTGTGGTCGTTGGTCCCAATAGAAACGCTAACATTCAAATGCTGAATCAAGCACATAATATAGATTACATTATTAGTGATGACGGCATGCAGCATTATGCAATGGCACGTGATGTTGAGGTTGCTATTGTGGACGCTAAACGTATGTTTGGTAATCGTTGGTTGCTACCAGTAGGGCCACTACGTGAGTTAGTCTCGCGCCTAAAAAGTACAGACTTTGTTATCTATAACGGGCAGCCTGACTTAAGCCCATCTCATGATGTTGATAGCTATCAATTAATTGCTCAGCAGCCCATAAACATACAATCAAATCAGGCTACGGATTTTGCTGCAATGCCACACGCTCATGCCATTTGTGGCATCGGTAATCCCCAGCGCTTCTCAAATACGTTAAAACAAAACCGCATTAATACGTTAAGTTTCACAGCATTTAGTGATCATCATCATTATACTTTGGCTGACTTTGATAAATTTGGTGATGAACCAGTCATAATGACCGAAAAAGATGCCGTTAAATGCGCAGCGTTTGCAAAACCTAATTGGTGGTATTTGCCAGTTGCGGTTGAAATGCCAGAAGATTTAAAAAACAGAATACTAAAAAAAGTGATAAATGTAGGAAAAGAATATGGCCTTTGA
- a CDS encoding tetratricopeptide repeat protein, whose translation MNDVVLMQLTSNVFWILVIAGVVGVFRKELGSLIASIANFKVAGSSFEFRDRKETLQSYILLAETLIDMLSRTERIDAITSIITAPQVEKLAAFAFKYSEEVERERWNEEMLRNIAYLLLRAGRYSQAVKLYDELLERRPDHLELLNLKALALITTRLDEKVNQALPILRDLLERYPEAGVVRLNYALACALSDEHDEAIKQMDKLIQSEYVFSNNNPLIDPLFERTRVAEPEKVKALQAQFEKRLRDGQSGV comes from the coding sequence GCTGGCGTTGTCGGCGTTTTTCGCAAAGAACTTGGGAGTTTGATTGCGTCAATTGCGAACTTCAAAGTCGCCGGTTCAAGCTTCGAATTCAGAGACAGAAAAGAGACATTGCAGTCATATATTTTGTTAGCTGAAACGCTAATAGATATGCTCTCTCGAACCGAGCGCATCGACGCGATTACCAGCATTATTACCGCACCTCAGGTTGAAAAGCTTGCTGCATTTGCTTTCAAATACTCGGAAGAGGTGGAGCGGGAACGGTGGAACGAAGAAATGCTCCGAAATATCGCATACTTACTTCTTCGAGCTGGCCGTTATAGTCAAGCCGTCAAGTTATATGATGAACTTCTTGAGAGAAGGCCAGATCATCTTGAATTACTTAATCTTAAGGCTCTGGCGCTAATAACCACTCGGCTGGACGAGAAAGTAAATCAGGCTCTGCCTATTTTACGTGATCTACTTGAACGGTATCCTGAGGCTGGGGTTGTCAGGCTCAACTACGCGCTTGCATGTGCGCTAAGCGATGAGCACGATGAGGCGATAAAGCAAATGGATAAACTTATTCAAAGTGAATATGTGTTTTCCAATAATAATCCCCTTATAGATCCTCTATTTGAACGTACAAGAGTGGCAGAACCAGAGAAAGTTAAAGCTCTCCAGGCCCAATTTGAAAAGAGGTTAAGAGATGGTCAGTCGGGCGTCTAA
- the msbA gene encoding lipid A export permease/ATP-binding protein MsbA, producing the protein MSNNTSPFKQLLPYIVNYKLGFIVAVISMLFYAGIDTFFISQLKPFIDKGITNKDTTVLTWAPIVVVAIFILRGLFNFISMYALSWVGSNVVRDIRQRLFNQLINLPVSFHDQNSTGDLISKVTYDTEQIQQATSKSLLVLVREGAFVIGLLGLMFYESWRLSLIFLIITPLIAIIVSYVSKRFRSISRNIQNSMGNVTKGAEQMLVGHKVILGFGGQELESKRFYEINNSNRQQKIKLAATTSLSVSAIQIIASFALATVLYIASFPSMLDTLTPGKFMVIIGAMMMLLRPLKQLTNVNSEFQKGMAATTSVFEVLSQDIEKDTGTKALAVIESDIQFKDVSFTYPTSETAVLKNLNLTLKKGQTLALVGRSGSGKSTISNLLPRYYDIQQGMITINDQPIDHYTLSSLRKNIAVVSQQVVLFNDTIANNIAYGMEGEVSREQVVDAATKAHVMEFVEQLPEGLNSEVGENGVMLSGGQRQRLAIARALLRNSPILILDEATSALDTESERIIQDALNELMKDRTCIVIAHRLSTIESADQILVIEQGQVAEQGTHIELLAKDGIYSALHKMQFGS; encoded by the coding sequence ATGAGTAATAATACCTCTCCTTTCAAACAGCTACTTCCGTACATAGTAAATTATAAATTGGGATTTATTGTTGCAGTTATTAGCATGCTATTTTACGCAGGTATCGACACCTTTTTTATCTCGCAATTGAAGCCTTTTATCGATAAAGGAATTACCAACAAAGACACCACCGTTCTAACGTGGGCACCTATTGTTGTTGTCGCTATCTTTATTTTACGTGGTTTATTTAACTTTATTTCAATGTATGCACTGAGCTGGGTTGGCTCTAATGTGGTGCGCGATATAAGACAGCGGTTATTTAATCAGCTGATCAATCTGCCAGTTTCATTTCACGATCAAAACAGCACTGGCGATTTAATTTCAAAAGTCACTTACGACACCGAGCAAATTCAACAGGCTACCAGTAAGTCTTTATTAGTATTGGTGCGTGAAGGTGCTTTTGTTATTGGCTTATTAGGGCTGATGTTTTATGAAAGCTGGCGCCTATCGTTAATATTTTTAATTATTACTCCGTTGATTGCCATTATCGTTTCTTACGTTTCAAAACGTTTTAGGTCAATCAGTCGAAATATTCAAAATTCAATGGGTAATGTCACCAAGGGCGCTGAACAAATGCTGGTTGGCCATAAGGTCATACTTGGTTTTGGCGGGCAAGAACTCGAATCTAAGCGCTTTTACGAAATCAATAACAGTAACCGCCAACAAAAGATAAAACTTGCAGCAACCACGTCGTTAAGTGTGTCAGCCATTCAAATAATAGCTTCGTTCGCTTTAGCAACAGTGCTTTATATTGCGAGTTTTCCATCAATGCTAGATACATTAACACCGGGTAAGTTTATGGTGATCATTGGCGCAATGATGATGTTGTTGCGCCCTTTAAAGCAGCTCACTAACGTTAATAGTGAATTTCAAAAAGGCATGGCGGCAACAACAAGTGTTTTCGAAGTATTGTCTCAGGATATTGAAAAAGACACAGGTACAAAAGCACTTGCTGTTATTGAGTCTGACATTCAGTTTAAAGATGTCAGCTTCACTTACCCGACAAGTGAAACTGCGGTGCTTAAAAACTTAAATTTAACGTTGAAAAAAGGGCAAACATTGGCTCTTGTTGGGCGCTCAGGATCAGGTAAGTCAACGATTTCAAATTTATTACCACGTTACTACGACATTCAACAAGGTATGATCACCATTAACGATCAACCTATTGACCACTACACGCTAAGTTCATTGCGCAAAAACATTGCGGTGGTATCACAACAAGTTGTGTTATTTAACGACACCATCGCGAACAACATTGCTTATGGAATGGAAGGTGAAGTAAGTAGAGAGCAAGTTGTAGACGCAGCAACAAAAGCACATGTAATGGAGTTTGTAGAGCAGTTGCCCGAAGGTTTAAACTCTGAAGTAGGGGAAAATGGCGTTATGCTTTCTGGTGGTCAACGCCAGCGCTTAGCCATTGCCAGAGCATTGCTGAGAAATTCTCCTATTCTTATTTTAGATGAAGCAACATCAGCACTAGATACTGAATCTGAGCGTATCATTCAAGATGCACTAAATGAGTTAATGAAAGATCGAACTTGTATCGTTATTGCACATCGCTTATCTACTATTGAGTCAGCAGACCAAATTTTAGTGATTGAGCAAGGCCAAGTTGCTGAACAAGGCACGCACATCGAATTATTAGCAAAAGATGGTATTTATAGCGCCCTTCATAAAATGCAGTTTGGTTCGTAA
- a CDS encoding DUF2062 domain-containing protein produces the protein MPKNLIKKYMPDHESIKKNKALSVFGELLHDANLWHLNRRSARGAFAVGLFFAFIPVPFQMVLAAALAIPLRVNLPLSVALVWITNPLTMPPIFYVAYRVGSFVLDEPYRHFTFEPTWEWVVNSLSTIGPSFLLGCVVCGLIFGAIGFFGINYLWRYSVAQAWKKRKQAA, from the coding sequence ATGCCAAAGAATTTGATTAAGAAGTACATGCCTGATCATGAAAGCATCAAGAAAAATAAAGCATTAAGCGTTTTTGGTGAATTGTTACATGATGCAAATTTATGGCATTTAAATAGGCGTTCAGCCCGTGGTGCATTTGCGGTAGGTTTGTTTTTTGCGTTCATCCCTGTTCCTTTTCAAATGGTATTAGCCGCTGCACTGGCCATTCCATTACGTGTCAATCTTCCATTATCTGTTGCATTGGTGTGGATCACTAACCCATTAACCATGCCACCTATTTTTTATGTTGCCTATAGAGTAGGCTCTTTTGTGCTAGACGAACCCTATCGACACTTTACCTTTGAACCCACATGGGAATGGGTGGTAAACAGTCTATCAACGATTGGCCCTTCATTTCTACTAGGATGTGTAGTTTGTGGCTTAATTTTTGGTGCCATTGGATTTTTTGGTATTAATTATTTATGGCGCTATTCAGTGGCTCAAGCTTGGAAAAAGCGTAAACAAGCAGCTTAA
- a CDS encoding Trm112 family protein: protein MAFDTKLLDIIACPVCKGRLRLDKPNMELICRADKLSYQIKDDIPVLLENEATTLTQDDIEQKEAQNSWNS, encoded by the coding sequence ATGGCCTTTGACACTAAGCTACTCGATATTATTGCATGCCCAGTTTGCAAAGGGCGTTTACGTTTAGATAAGCCAAACATGGAATTAATTTGTCGGGCAGACAAGCTATCCTATCAGATAAAAGATGATATTCCCGTGTTGCTTGAAAACGAAGCAACTACGCTAACACAAGATGACATTGAACAAAAAGAGGCTCAAAACTCATGGAATTCGTAG
- a CDS encoding patatin-like phospholipase family protein, with protein sequence MKSLEIYAGPTAKKIIEEEGFSPSMFKYLLGASGGPKWFTLFGLDKYIFGEFFKSSTHTVNAIGSSAGAFRFACFAQNNPVQAIETLAKLYSETVYSAKPTAEEITRMAVELLDAVLGSNGVSEIVNNDRVKAHFIVARTKGIVASENKILQSLGLFKSFANNAINRGKLAKQYERVVFKQQSSQVNVLDHTQIPTAYINLTNSNLKQALLASGSIPLVLKGVPNIPDAPIGMYRDGGIIDYHFDFSLSDSAAEKRTNDLILYPHFNNQPKAGWFDKHLKRKPDIAHYNNTVMLAPSEGFIRALPYSKIPDRKDFTALDANTRLKFWRTVLSESERLAEDFDDFINKVPHNIKLLSF encoded by the coding sequence ATGAAGTCTTTAGAAATTTATGCAGGCCCAACCGCTAAAAAAATTATTGAAGAAGAGGGCTTTTCACCTTCTATGTTTAAATATCTACTAGGCGCAAGCGGCGGGCCAAAGTGGTTTACTTTATTTGGTCTAGACAAATACATTTTTGGTGAATTTTTTAAAAGTAGTACACATACCGTTAATGCGATTGGTTCTTCTGCCGGTGCTTTTCGCTTCGCTTGTTTTGCTCAAAATAACCCTGTTCAAGCAATCGAAACATTAGCAAAACTATATTCAGAAACAGTTTATTCTGCAAAGCCGACAGCAGAAGAAATTACGAGAATGGCTGTTGAACTCCTTGATGCTGTGTTGGGGTCGAATGGTGTAAGCGAAATTGTTAATAATGACAGAGTAAAAGCACATTTTATTGTTGCACGCACAAAGGGTATTGTTGCCTCTGAAAATAAAATATTGCAAAGCCTTGGTTTATTTAAAAGCTTTGCCAACAACGCTATTAATCGGGGAAAATTAGCAAAGCAGTACGAACGAGTTGTGTTCAAACAGCAAAGCAGCCAAGTAAACGTGCTTGACCATACTCAAATACCTACTGCATACATAAATTTAACCAACTCCAATTTAAAACAGGCATTACTGGCGTCTGGATCGATTCCTTTGGTATTGAAAGGCGTGCCAAATATTCCAGATGCGCCAATAGGCATGTATCGAGATGGTGGCATTATTGATTACCATTTTGATTTTTCATTGTCGGATAGTGCGGCTGAAAAACGTACTAATGACTTAATTCTTTATCCGCATTTTAATAATCAACCCAAAGCGGGATGGTTTGATAAACATTTAAAAAGAAAACCAGATATTGCCCACTATAACAACACAGTTATGCTAGCTCCAAGCGAAGGGTTTATTCGTGCATTACCGTATAGCAAAATCCCTGATCGTAAAGACTTTACTGCGCTTGATGCTAATACCCGCCTTAAGTTTTGGAGAACAGTTCTGAGTGAAAGTGAAAGGCTGGCCGAAGATTTCGACGACTTTATAAATAAAGTACCTCACAATATAAAGTTGCTGTCTTTCTGA
- a CDS encoding protein kinase domain-containing protein, producing MPTNSIKNFYISEDQSIYLLSANDAKKHKKWIELCIKQLQKLGYSNITLLGKGAYGFAFSGFTADDKEFVFKFSRITLPLHIREHLEEEAMMLDRVKHPNVPGFIEYSVRKKQGILVMERGLGADLEQWSLKLGKLPIKMLVDIAIQLAEILKELRSRKELGIKRPIVHGDIKPSNLTYDDNTRKLSLIDWGSSVYAQLDENGHYIVNNVMDLMSSDLQQTNARLGDVYFIGEEQLSGELSSPRFDEQGVASTLYALASAQSCRFGVYAIPAASLGLPKEFALMIDGMLSSDRKIKKAAGDYFIRNIHFMKHHVFPSNKVVTTKADIPIWTSSFDKDIESVVYSSRKSFLREEEQGDSLQSVNDAQLDRYYKNYLSGMGDTEKAFIASISRLAKYPVVGGIVVRWEKQGVFIDSSLNLFDETVKPAFCDAVNNVIMLARAIHRVGIFKCCLFNVKDTIHVERDSYLERFHPAEDVQIPYDISPISSVLEEEEKLHSYFEDGQDPDEKLILPYSIMQQIERLNSIHHTGCIIFEVLPKHLKIHNYYKLLDVEQEEMFKQCLQKIIECVHQIEGEGVSGYMKLPYKDTRYFEHCHIQPTQFMPRSPFTKTMKINT from the coding sequence ATGCCCACTAATAGCATTAAAAATTTTTATATTTCAGAAGATCAATCCATTTATCTTCTAAGCGCGAATGACGCTAAAAAGCATAAAAAGTGGATTGAGCTATGTATTAAACAGCTTCAAAAACTGGGGTATAGCAATATTACTTTGCTTGGAAAAGGGGCGTACGGTTTTGCGTTTTCTGGTTTTACTGCTGACGATAAAGAATTTGTATTTAAATTTTCACGCATAACTTTGCCACTGCACATTCGTGAGCATCTTGAAGAAGAAGCAATGATGCTAGATCGGGTTAAACACCCAAATGTCCCTGGGTTTATTGAATATTCTGTGCGAAAAAAACAGGGTATTTTGGTGATGGAGCGAGGACTAGGTGCTGACTTGGAGCAATGGTCACTTAAGTTAGGTAAGCTGCCGATAAAGATGTTAGTTGATATTGCGATTCAACTTGCAGAAATATTAAAGGAGTTAAGGAGCAGGAAAGAGCTTGGTATAAAACGTCCGATTGTTCATGGTGATATTAAACCTTCAAACTTAACGTATGATGATAACACTAGAAAACTGTCGTTAATAGATTGGGGTTCTTCTGTATATGCTCAACTAGATGAAAATGGGCATTATATTGTTAATAACGTGATGGACTTAATGTCGAGCGACCTACAGCAAACCAATGCACGATTAGGAGATGTGTACTTTATTGGCGAAGAACAACTAAGTGGTGAGTTATCATCTCCAAGATTTGATGAGCAAGGTGTGGCGAGTACGCTATATGCATTAGCTTCTGCACAGTCTTGCCGTTTCGGTGTATATGCTATTCCGGCAGCATCGCTGGGCCTACCAAAAGAATTTGCGTTAATGATTGATGGTATGTTGAGTTCCGACAGGAAGATAAAAAAAGCTGCTGGAGATTACTTTATTCGTAATATTCACTTTATGAAACATCATGTTTTTCCTAGCAATAAAGTGGTAACAACGAAGGCCGATATTCCTATTTGGACATCAAGTTTTGATAAAGACATTGAATCTGTTGTGTATAGCTCGCGTAAATCTTTTCTCCGTGAAGAAGAGCAGGGTGATAGCCTGCAATCTGTTAACGATGCCCAACTTGATCGCTATTATAAAAACTACCTTAGTGGCATGGGAGACACTGAAAAGGCGTTTATTGCATCAATTAGCCGTCTTGCAAAATACCCTGTAGTCGGAGGTATAGTGGTCAGATGGGAGAAACAAGGTGTTTTTATTGATTCCAGTTTGAATTTATTTGATGAAACAGTTAAACCTGCGTTTTGTGATGCAGTGAATAATGTGATTATGCTTGCTCGGGCAATTCATCGGGTTGGTATTTTTAAGTGTTGTTTATTTAACGTAAAAGATACGATTCACGTTGAGCGTGATAGCTATTTAGAACGGTTTCATCCTGCCGAAGATGTACAAATACCGTACGATATTTCTCCTATAAGCAGTGTGCTTGAGGAAGAAGAAAAGCTTCACTCCTATTTTGAAGACGGACAAGACCCCGACGAAAAGCTAATTTTACCTTATTCTATTATGCAACAAATTGAGCGCTTAAACTCAATCCACCATACAGGCTGCATTATATTTGAAGTGCTACCTAAACATTTAAAAATCCATAATTACTATAAGTTGCTTGATGTGGAGCAGGAAGAAATGTTTAAACAATGTTTACAGAAAATTATTGAATGCGTGCATCAAATAGAGGGTGAGGGCGTTTCTGGCTATATGAAATTGCCATATAAAGACACTCGCTATTTTGAACACTGCCATATTCAACCAACACAGTTCATGCCACGTTCCCCTTTTACTAAAACAATGAAAATAAATACATGA
- the xdp1 gene encoding exosortase-dependent surface protein XDP1 produces the protein MKKILAVLAALAIPSVQADTQTWEWDLLGSDSNGNATSSGVGYSSVQYVDTNNADSITMTMTGWSDTVNPNDGRIAQGQLYKWGNNGWGVVGLYDEGRNDYPGHAVDNATYSCDQGGKDCNDWDYVLLSFSEAVSLTDIDIGWKWDDSDASVLYLDSGTPNFSASNSDTWADVANLWTSVGSYQLTNSYYSIANDTVGIESQYWLVGAYNNVFRNDNWSSGNDGFKLSGFKASTTNTSPNNSIPEPMSALLIMLGLGLLLLQRRSA, from the coding sequence ATGAAAAAGATTTTAGCGGTGTTAGCCGCATTAGCTATTCCTTCTGTTCAAGCAGATACGCAAACATGGGAATGGGATTTACTTGGAAGTGATTCCAATGGCAATGCTACAAGTAGTGGCGTTGGCTATTCTAGTGTTCAATATGTAGACACTAATAATGCTGATAGCATTACAATGACCATGACTGGTTGGTCAGATACTGTTAACCCAAACGACGGTAGAATTGCACAAGGCCAGTTATACAAATGGGGTAATAATGGTTGGGGTGTTGTTGGTCTGTACGATGAAGGCCGAAACGATTATCCAGGCCATGCAGTAGATAACGCTACGTATTCTTGTGATCAAGGCGGAAAAGACTGTAATGACTGGGATTATGTTCTACTTAGTTTCTCAGAAGCGGTTTCACTAACTGATATTGATATTGGTTGGAAATGGGACGATTCAGACGCTTCAGTACTATATTTAGATAGTGGAACGCCAAACTTTTCTGCATCAAACTCTGATACATGGGCTGACGTAGCAAATCTGTGGACTTCAGTTGGTTCATATCAATTAACTAACAGCTATTATTCTATAGCAAACGATACGGTTGGTATTGAATCTCAATACTGGTTAGTAGGCGCATATAATAATGTATTCAGAAACGACAATTGGAGTTCAGGTAATGATGGCTTTAAGCTAAGTGGCTTTAAGGCTTCTACAACTAATACTTCTCCAAATAATAGCATTCCAGAACCAATGAGTGCGTTACTAATTATGCTTGGCTTAGGCTTGTTACTATTACAACGTCGCTCTGCATAA